The DNA sequence TGTTGCCAAAACTAACCAATAACTTATCAAAAAGAGAAGTCATAGAGCCAAATCTATGAAAATATTAATAGTAGAAGATGATTTTAGAATAGCTAATAATTTAGCACAATTTTTGAGAAGTAATAATCATGTTGTAGAAATAGCTTATGATGGAGAAACGGGTTATGATTTGGCAGAAATAGGAAATTATGATTTGATTATTCTTGATTTAAGCCTACCTAAAATGGATGGAATTACTGTTTGTCAAAAACTAAGAAAAAATCAATGTCAATCATTAATTCTTATGTTAACGGCAAGGGATACTAATTTAGATCAAGTGACGGGATTAGATGCAGGAGCAGACGATTATATTATCAAGCCTTTTGACCTACAATTATTATTAGCAAGAATAAGAGCTTTATTAAGAAGAAATAATAATCATTTAAACACTCTTTTTACTTGGGGTGATTTGGTTTTAGATCCTAATAAATATGAAGTAAAATATCAAAATAATCTAGTTAATTTAAGTCCAAAAGAATATCAATTATTAGAACTACTCTTCAGAAACTGCGATCGCACCTTAACTAAAGAAATAATTATAGATCAACTATGGTCAATGGAAGAAATACCTCAAGAAGAAACAGTCAAAGCCCATATTAAAGGGATTAGAAAAAAACTTAAATTAGCAGGATTAAAAACAAATATAATTGAAAATATTTACGGCGTTGGTTATCGTTTAAACTCCTATGATTGCCCATAAATTTCAACAAATTAAATCAAAATTGATGTTATCTTATCTAGCGGTAATGATAGCCATTTTAGCTTCCACAAGTGTAATTATTCATCAAATTATTTCTCGTAATTTATATAGACAATTTGAAAATAATGCTTTAAAAGGTGCAAAAAAAGCAGGTTTAATCCTAGATTTCATAAAACATGAACATGAAGAATATTTTAATTCAGAGGATTTAAACTTAACTTTACAAGACCTAATTCATCAAAGTGAAGACAATACAAATTTTACGCAAAAAAATATCAACATATATAAAAAAAATCCTTATTTCTTTGCCAATGAAGATATTGCAATACAATGGTTAAATGAAAAAAAACAAGTATTAGTTAGAGAAGGAGATTTAAAATTAAATATTAAGGAATTTGCCGACGATAAAATAACTAAATATTATGATGAAAAAAATCATTTATTTTCCTTAATCTTACCCATTAGAAATAACCAAAATAATCAAATTATCGGCTATATAAAAGTTATAGAATCAACAAGTTTACTTAATAATAATCTATTCTGGTTAAAAATAAGTTTAATTTTGGGAGGAGGATTTGCCCTTATTTTGACAACGGGAGGTGCATTTTTCCTAACAAAACAATCATTACAACCTATTGTTGCTAGTTTCCAAGAATTAAAACAATTTACTGCCGATGCTTCTCACGAATTGCGCACCCCATTAACAGTAATAAAAACATCTGCCGAATTAGTTTTAAATAACCAAGGGAAAATCAGTGAAGATAATTTGCATAAAATTCAAACCATAGTTTCAGCAACCGAAGAAATGAGAATTTTGGTAAATGACTTACTATTACTCGCCCGAATGGATAAAGAAACGACAGAAAAAGAAAAACTCTTTATTAAACTACCCCTTGATGAAATTTGCGAGGATTTATTAGACTTGCTATATATAGAAGCCGAGTCACGACAAATAAGTTTGAAATCTTACATAACTCCTAATATTTGGGTTATGGGTAACGCCTCGCATTTACAAAGACTTTTAACCAATATTCTCACAAATGCTTTGCAATATACTCCCCAAGGAGGAAAAGTAACTTTTAGTCTCAAACAAGAATTAAATTGGATAATTATAACCATACAAGATACGGGTATTGGAATAAATCCACAAGAGCTAAACAATATTTTTCAAAGATTTTGGCGAGGAGAAGAGGGAAGAATAAAGAGGAAAGAAGGCAGTGGATTAGGATTAGCCATTGCGGAAAAGATAGCCATTCACCACGGGGGGAAAATAACTGTAGAAAGCATTTTATCTCAAGGTAGTACGTTTAAAATCTATCTTCCCAGTATTGATTAAAGCAATAAAGTGGACAAAATCTGATTAAAATGGGGTAAAAATTTTGCTTAGTTATTGATTATGAAGAAATTGAAAAGACTTTCTAGTTATCTTACTATTTGTCTGGGCAGTTTAGCCCTCATTGCTTGTAATTCCAATTCTCAGTCTTCCAATATCAATAATTTAAAACAAGCAAAATTACTTTATTGGCAAGCCCCGACAATTCTAAATCCTCATCTCTCCACAGGATTTAAAGATTCAGAGGCTAGTCGTCTTACCCTTGAACCTTTAGCATCTTTTGACAAAGAAGGCAAACTTATACCCATACTAGCTCAAGAAATACCAACTCTGGACAATGGAGGTATTGCCGAAGATGGAAAATCTGTAGTCTGGAAATTAAAAAAAGATGTAAAATGGTCTGATAGTCAACCTTTCACTGCTAAAGATGTAGTTTTTACTTACGAATTCATTACTAATCCTCAAGTGGGCAGTGTTAATGCTGGAGATTATGCCATCGTTGATAAAGTAGAGGCATTAGATGACTACACCGTCAAAGTTTCATTTAAAGAAATTACCCCCGCCTGGTATTCAGTATTTGTGGGAGGTGCAGGTTTAATTTTACCTCAACATTTATATGCCCAATACAATGGTGCAAATGTGCGGGAAGCACCTTATAACCTTATGCCCGTAGGAACGGGGGCTTATAAGGTAGTACAATTTAAACCGGGGGATTCTGTTATTTATCAACCCAACTCCTACTACCGCCAACCAGAAAAATTGAGTTTTGAACAAATTGAAATTAAGGGCGGAGGAGATGCCACGTCTGCCGCTAGGGCTGTGTTACAAACAGGAGAGGCTGATTTTGCTCATAATTTACAGGTTGAGGCAAATATCCTCGAAAGTCTCCAAAAGAGTGGAAAAGGTCAATTAGTGGCTAATTTTGGGTCTTTGAGTGAAAGAATTATCTTTAATTTTACCGATCCAAATCGTAGTACAAATGAAGGAGAAAAATCCAGTTTACAATATCCCCATCCTTTCTTTTCTGACATAAGAGTTAGACAAGCCTTAGCAATGGCAGTGGATAAAGAAACTATTGCTAACCAGTTGTATGGTGTGACGGGAAAAGCAACGAATAATTATATTGTTGCACCAGAAGAATATGTATCTTCAGCAAATTCGATGAAGTATAATCCTGAAAAAGCGGCTCAACTGTTAGATGAAGCAGGATGGAAAGACACCAATGGAGATGGCATCAGAGATAAAAATGGCGTAGAAATGAAGATTGTTTTTCAAACCTCTGTTAATCCTTTACGGCAAAAAACTCAAGCTATTGTTAAACAAAACTGGCAATCTTTAGGGGTGGGAGTGGAATTAAAAAGTGTTGATGCTAGTGTACTATTTTCCAGTGATCCTAGTAATAGTGATACGCTGGAAAAATTTTCTGCCGATGTTCAAATGTTTACAACAGGCAACTTAAGCCCTGATCCGATCGCTTATTTAAAAAATCATACTTGTGATAATATTCCTCAAAAAAGCAATAATTGGTCTGGAGATAATTACTCTCGCTATTGTAATCCTGAATATGATCAACTTTGGCAGAAGGCAACAAAAGAATTGAATCCAGAGAAAAGGGCGGAAATATTCAAACAAATGAATGATTTATTGGTAGAAGAAGCGGCGGTAATTCCCCTCATTCATCGTGCGGATGTGGTGGGAGTTAGTAATAATTTATTTGGAGTAAATTTAACTCCTTGGGATTTTAAAACATGGAATATTGCAGATTGGGAAAAAAAAGCGGAGGGCAAATAGATTTTAAAAGGGCAATAATTTGAGTTCGGAGTTCGGAGTTCGGAGTTCAGAGTTCAGATAAAAAAAGATAAAAAAAGATAAAAAAGAAATTTTCCCCTAACATCCCAATCTCCTAAAACTCTAACACCTGAAACCTGACACCTGCAACCTGACACCTAACCGTTTTTAAGCCGCTAAGACTTGATGAGAAACCTTGTCAGGGACTATTTCTAAGTGGTCATATTGCCAGTTAAAAAAGCCTACTCCCAAAGAAAGCGATCGCAATTCAATAATAAAATCTTGCATTTCTCCTTGGGGAAGATAAGCATTGACTTGATCCCAGTTTTTCCAATCTCCCACACCGTCATAACCAAGAATTTGTCCCCGATGGGCAGAAACCAGTTGCAAAACTTTTGATGTAAATTCATTGGGAGTGAAAATGTCCACCAATAAAACAGGTTCAAGTAAAATAGGATCACATTGTACAATTCCCTCTGTCATGGCAATACGGGCGGCTTGTTTAAAAGCCTGTTCAGAACTATCTACAGAGTGATAAGAGCCATCGGTAAGGGTTACATCCACATCCACCACAGGATAACCTAAAGGACCTTGTTGTAAATATTCTCTAACTCCTGTTTCTACCCCCGGAATATACTGTTTAGGAACAACTCCTCCGACAATGGTTTCATGGAATTGAAAACCTTCGCCCCTTGCTAGAGGTTTGATGTCTAAGTAAACATCTCCAAATGCCCCATGACCTCCACTTTGATGCTTGTAACGTCCGTGAATTTGCGTGGATTTGCGGATAGTTTCCTTGTAGGGAATTTTGGGATTTTGTGCCACCATAGACAGGTTATATTTATTGCTTAATCGCTCTAGTGTTACCTGTAAATGAATTGCTCCTTGTCCCCAAAGTATTACTTCATGGGTGTTTTCGTCTTGTTCCCATTTGAGAGAGGGATCTTCTTCTAAGATTTTTGCGATCGCACCTGAAATTTTCACTTCATCCCGACGATGTTCTGCTGTCACTGCTTGGGCATATACAGGAGGAATTAAATTCGCTTTTGGTAAGGGCTTGATTTCTTTGTCAGAATCAGTGAGGGTATCCCCTGTTTTTATCCCTTCTAACCTTGCTAGAGCAACGATTTCTCCCACTTCTGCTATATTTTGAGATTTTTGTTGTCCTCCCATTAAACGGTAAATACCGCCCACTCTGACCCCATTAAGAGTCATACCATCTGTAATTTTTCCTTGCCACACCCGCACTAAAGATAACCTTCCTCCTTGGGTACTGTAATAAGTTTTTAACACCTGAGCAATAACAGGACTATGGGTAACAGTTTCTAATCCTCTCCTTTCGGCGGTTATACTGGGATCAGGGGCTTCTTTTATGAGACAATCTAGTAGTGGACGCACTCCATAATCTTCTTTTGCTATACCAAAGAAAACGGGCACAATCAAATCTGCACTTAAATCCTCTTTTAAATCCTTTAAAATTTCTTCTTTAGAAGGTTCAATATCGTCAATCAACTCCGCTAATAAATAATCATCAAAATCAGCGAGAGTTTCTAACATTTCCTGTCTGGCGTGTGCTTCAAATTCCCTTAAATCTTCAGGAAAAGCCACTATATCCGCTTCTGCTCCCTGATGGTAATGGTATGCTTGTTCTGTAATTAAATCAATATAGCCGATAATATCATGATCCTGTTTAACGGGATACTGTTGCGGTACAAGAGGACGACTAGATACATCTTTAATGGCATTTAAAACATCCATAAAATCATCTTGCGATCGATCCATCTTATTGATATAAACTAGATGGGGAATTTGCCAATCATCAAGGAATTTAAACAAAGGTGCAAGAGTCAAAACCTTACTAACAGAAGGTTCACAGACAATTACTGCCGTACCTGCTCCCACTAAAGCATTGTAAGTTTCCTGCATAAATTCCACTGAACCCGGACAATCGAGAAAGGTAAAATTTATATTTTCGTATTCTGTATAAGCTGAGCTGACTTCCACGCTCATTTGCCTGTTTTTTGCTTCGATGGAATTATCTCCCATGGTATTACCATCTTCGACACGTCCTTTTCGATTAATTGCCCCTGAAACGAATAATAAACTTTCTAACAAAGTGGTTTTTCCACTAGAATAAGGACCGACAATTGCCACATTTCTGGCAGGAGTTTCTACCCTATCATTCATACTTTATACTCCTTTTCTATTTTTCGATGAGAAATTAATGAGACAGTTTTTTCTCTGAGAATTTAATTATTATTTAGCTTTTTTATGGTTCTCATATTTTCACAGTAGCTTAGATTTTGATTAATATACCAGAATATTTTATTTATCTTAAACATTAAAAAAAATGTAAACTTTTCTATATTTATCTATTAAAAAATGTAAAGAAATAATAAGTTGATGACCCATTTTTTCCAAAGATTATTCAGGTGTGTCTATTTTGTTAGCAACAATATCGTTTATCTGA is a window from the Cyanobacterium sp. Dongsha4 genome containing:
- a CDS encoding response regulator transcription factor: MKILIVEDDFRIANNLAQFLRSNNHVVEIAYDGETGYDLAEIGNYDLIILDLSLPKMDGITVCQKLRKNQCQSLILMLTARDTNLDQVTGLDAGADDYIIKPFDLQLLLARIRALLRRNNNHLNTLFTWGDLVLDPNKYEVKYQNNLVNLSPKEYQLLELLFRNCDRTLTKEIIIDQLWSMEEIPQEETVKAHIKGIRKKLKLAGLKTNIIENIYGVGYRLNSYDCP
- a CDS encoding HAMP domain-containing sensor histidine kinase, with amino-acid sequence MLSYLAVMIAILASTSVIIHQIISRNLYRQFENNALKGAKKAGLILDFIKHEHEEYFNSEDLNLTLQDLIHQSEDNTNFTQKNINIYKKNPYFFANEDIAIQWLNEKKQVLVREGDLKLNIKEFADDKITKYYDEKNHLFSLILPIRNNQNNQIIGYIKVIESTSLLNNNLFWLKISLILGGGFALILTTGGAFFLTKQSLQPIVASFQELKQFTADASHELRTPLTVIKTSAELVLNNQGKISEDNLHKIQTIVSATEEMRILVNDLLLLARMDKETTEKEKLFIKLPLDEICEDLLDLLYIEAESRQISLKSYITPNIWVMGNASHLQRLLTNILTNALQYTPQGGKVTFSLKQELNWIIITIQDTGIGINPQELNNIFQRFWRGEEGRIKRKEGSGLGLAIAEKIAIHHGGKITVESILSQGSTFKIYLPSID
- a CDS encoding peptide ABC transporter substrate-binding protein; its protein translation is MKKLKRLSSYLTICLGSLALIACNSNSQSSNINNLKQAKLLYWQAPTILNPHLSTGFKDSEASRLTLEPLASFDKEGKLIPILAQEIPTLDNGGIAEDGKSVVWKLKKDVKWSDSQPFTAKDVVFTYEFITNPQVGSVNAGDYAIVDKVEALDDYTVKVSFKEITPAWYSVFVGGAGLILPQHLYAQYNGANVREAPYNLMPVGTGAYKVVQFKPGDSVIYQPNSYYRQPEKLSFEQIEIKGGGDATSAARAVLQTGEADFAHNLQVEANILESLQKSGKGQLVANFGSLSERIIFNFTDPNRSTNEGEKSSLQYPHPFFSDIRVRQALAMAVDKETIANQLYGVTGKATNNYIVAPEEYVSSANSMKYNPEKAAQLLDEAGWKDTNGDGIRDKNGVEMKIVFQTSVNPLRQKTQAIVKQNWQSLGVGVELKSVDASVLFSSDPSNSDTLEKFSADVQMFTTGNLSPDPIAYLKNHTCDNIPQKSNNWSGDNYSRYCNPEYDQLWQKATKELNPEKRAEIFKQMNDLLVEEAAVIPLIHRADVVGVSNNLFGVNLTPWDFKTWNIADWEKKAEGK
- a CDS encoding elongation factor G, with the protein product MNDRVETPARNVAIVGPYSSGKTTLLESLLFVSGAINRKGRVEDGNTMGDNSIEAKNRQMSVEVSSAYTEYENINFTFLDCPGSVEFMQETYNALVGAGTAVIVCEPSVSKVLTLAPLFKFLDDWQIPHLVYINKMDRSQDDFMDVLNAIKDVSSRPLVPQQYPVKQDHDIIGYIDLITEQAYHYHQGAEADIVAFPEDLREFEAHARQEMLETLADFDDYLLAELIDDIEPSKEEILKDLKEDLSADLIVPVFFGIAKEDYGVRPLLDCLIKEAPDPSITAERRGLETVTHSPVIAQVLKTYYSTQGGRLSLVRVWQGKITDGMTLNGVRVGGIYRLMGGQQKSQNIAEVGEIVALARLEGIKTGDTLTDSDKEIKPLPKANLIPPVYAQAVTAEHRRDEVKISGAIAKILEEDPSLKWEQDENTHEVILWGQGAIHLQVTLERLSNKYNLSMVAQNPKIPYKETIRKSTQIHGRYKHQSGGHGAFGDVYLDIKPLARGEGFQFHETIVGGVVPKQYIPGVETGVREYLQQGPLGYPVVDVDVTLTDGSYHSVDSSEQAFKQAARIAMTEGIVQCDPILLEPVLLVDIFTPNEFTSKVLQLVSAHRGQILGYDGVGDWKNWDQVNAYLPQGEMQDFIIELRSLSLGVGFFNWQYDHLEIVPDKVSHQVLAA